Within Vicia villosa cultivar HV-30 ecotype Madison, WI linkage group LG1, Vvil1.0, whole genome shotgun sequence, the genomic segment TGAGACTACCTGACCGAAAACAAATCATGCATGTTATAGAGTAATTAATTCATGCATGTTGTGAAACCAGGTTGGCAAAGAATTGGTGAAGGACATCAATCAAGCATTGAAGAATCATGGATTGAAAATGCAAGTTTTTGCACTGGTTAGAGGCTTTCTCGTTCGACCAGTTACTTTTGTAATATTTCCATGTCACAAATAAGAACGGATTCAAACCATTAATACTTAATAGGTTGATGACGCTGTCGGAGGTTTGGCCGGAGGAAGATACTACAACCGGGACAATGTGGCTGCAATTACTCTTGGCATGAGCACAAAAGCTGCTTTTGCAAAACCAGCACAAGAAAGCGAACATGCTCAATCACCCAATTCAAATGAACTGGTTTGTGACTATGCCATAACATTTACTAATATTGTTCTTTTGTGCAAAAGAAAACTTGCATTAATTTGCAGGTTAAATGATTCTGATATAGTTTTGCAGATAGTTAGCATGGAGTGGGGAAACTTCAGATCCTCTCATCTTCCTCTCACGCCATTCGACACGAGTTTAGACGCTGAAAGCTCAAATCCCGGAAACGGGGTAAAGATACTCAAATCACAATTAAATATTTACATTCATTATACATTGTCTAAAACTAATCCTTGGAACTTTTCTTTCATCAGATTTTTGAAAAGCTGATTTCAGGAATGTATTTAGGAGAAATCGCGAGACGGGTCTTGTTGGAGATAGCCCAAGAAGCAGCCCTATTTGGAAGCAAAGTTCCTCCAAAATTGATGACTCCATACTTGCTAAGGTACATAATATAGAACAAATTGTCACCAATTTCAAGATGATATAGCTTAATAATATAACTAGATCGATAGCACGCAAGGACACTTTAATGTATTTGATGTCTGGCGCGTGTCAGTATCCAACATTTTTTTTGTACTAATGTTTAGAAATATAAACAACTTTATACTGTCCCTGTATTATATAACTTCACGTAGAAAATGCCTAATTCAAATAATCTAACAAACATGTTACATAACTAAATTAGGTCTCCAGATATGGCTGCAATGCATCAAGATACATCAGAAGATCGCGAAGTAGTAGCAGAAAAACTCAATGAGGTCTTTGGGGTaagaatatttttcattttacatATATTAAAGATTCAAATAAATGCACAAATGAGAAAACTTATTATGAATATCAACAATATTAATTCAGATCACAAGAAGCACCAAAATGGCACGCGAAGTGGTCGCTGAGGTCTGCGACATTGTAAGCGAGCGCGGTGCACGATTAGCCGGAGCTGGAATATTATCCATAATTAAAAAGCTTGGGAGAATTGAAAATAGAAAAAGTGTTGTGACAGTTGAAGGTGGACTTTATGAACATTACCGCATTTTCAGAAACTATCTTCATAGTAGTGTTTGGGAAATGCTTGGCGATGATTTTTCGGATAATGTTGTCGTAGAACATTCTCATGGTGGATCTGGAACTGGTGCTTTGTTTCTTGCTGCTGCTGCTACTCGcactcacactcacacaaaaCTTGGAGATTCTTGAACATTCTGTGTTTCAAATGCTCTTTTActtatgttgttttgttgttttgacaCAAGAAAAATTATATgatgtttgaatttgaaattgaaactagaatttatttttgtctttctttatttttatgctaGAATGTAGACTCGTTTAAATTACTGGTAAAAAAATGTGACATTTAATTAAGTTGTtcagaataaaaaaaaaataccacAAAAAGTTCTAGATTTGGGACATATTAATTTGTCATTAACAAAAATTATAACATCAAAATATGATTTGATGGAAGGATTAATATGTCTTGTTTGTATCATTCTAATAGGCTATTGTAAACTTGTTTAAGAGACTATACAATATACATAGATTTGGATTCTCACAAACTAGTGTGGATTTTCTCATTCATTAAAGGAATATGTTCCCCTAATGGAGTCATCTTATAGGGGAACAACACCATTAAGAAACTCTAAAATATCCTTAGTGTTTTTTGTGATTGAAATTCGAATGTGGCTATTTTCCAATAAAATCACTTAATCAAAAACTCATATGTTGCGGGTTAAAACCTACGTAACTGCATCTGATTTTCTTGCACAACTATCAACTGAGTTGACTTAACGGAACAATTCCCTATTAAAACTAGTTTAACAAAATGAGATAGCCACCCTATTAAATGCCTAGAAAAATACATTTTGAATTTCAATCTCCAAATATATGTTGTTAAAATCTAAATTTTGAAATCCGGATATTAGGATGTTTATAACCACTTTTTgaattctcatttttatgtatatttatattatctaaatattaattgtaatatttataaatgaaaaattttaactcaattttatatatatatatatatatatatatatatatatatatatatatatatatatatatatatatatatatatatatatatatatatatatatatatatatatattctaatttTTCTATTGTTCAAATATTTATGCTAATAATggctcaatttttttaaatatattttaatttttctacttTCGGTAAGTTATTATTTCGTATTTCAAAATTCAGATATGTCTTTTACATTTAGTTTGACATGTTTTAAAGAGAttttgatgtgtaattgatgcGTGGgaatattaaaattcaaaatttatgaGCCTTACTGGATTTGCACCATGGTGGATGAGCAATACATGGGATGAAGAGCAATGTTCTAACTTTGTATGTAGTGATAATTTTTGTGGGCTTGTAGTAATTGGATAATGACAATTTCATTATCCACCCCCCTACTATTTTAGGAATCTGCAGCAAAATTCTAAAAACGCTcctatatttcggaagtgcatttccgaaatcatcaaaaagggtgatttcggagattcatatctaaattttttttttaaaaaaaaagatgttttcggagatgcatcttcgaaatcccccctttcgaaaatacatttccgaaaacacctgccTTTTACAAtttaaacaaaacagcctcccCCATTTTTCATTTTACCCTAAAACACAATTTTCTCAAATTTCTTCCTACTACACTTGCACTTTTGAACTTTAAACTCCCTCTCCAACCTTCAAAGGCACATTCAAAGGCTCACTCATTCAAAAGCTTCCTctacaatttgtaagttttacaaTTTTAAACTCTTGCATTGTTAATCATATTAGGGCTGTTACAATTAGCAAAATgtagtatgtttaagttattatGGGTCAATGGTAGTGTATAGATGATAAAAATAGGATTTTGAATGGGTTAGAAGAAGAAATGGGTTTCTGCAAAAAATTTAGTTCGCAagttttttcggaagtgcactttcgaaaacacctcTCTGACCAGTTTCAgtaatgcacttccgaaatgaagtcagaaatttttttttttcttaattgtttcgccttcttaccagtttcaattttttcaggaaaatgtCAGGAAACCAAACACGActtagacagggtagggagacccagacagCATCGACTCGACGCGAGCAGGCGGTATAGCTAgcatcgacacagggacggggtcGAATACGAGTACCCGTCCAAATGGATGAGGCTCCTGCAAGTtcctcatctggatcgaggagtcggctggctcgggcgtCTTCCTCTCGTGAGGTGGTacgtgaggaggaggaggaggaggaggaggtgagacATGATGAGGAGGAGATACCCGATATTGACCTTCCGAACGGGGAGGATGATGCGAatgagggctacccgggagggtcTACAGCCACTTCTGTGTTGATTTACTACCATGaccacgtcgctcgacgtgtttgggagggagaggtagtttttttaattacactttataatttaaccgttttttatttaggATTTTATTCCACTTTCTCCTAACGGTCTAACTAgcaatgttttttgtttttgttgtgacagGAACGGCCGACCATAAAATCCGTGAACCATGCGCGaaaaatattttctctgtttAAACCACAGGCTCAGTGGTTTAATGATATTGTAGTTGTGAGCGGGC encodes:
- the LOC131643353 gene encoding probable hexokinase-like 2 protein, translated to MRKEVVVVVSTTLVVVAVGALVRRWKRKKEQQLIQTRNIIRKFAKECATPVTKLWHVADDLVSTMEASLNSSNETSSTLNMIVSSVTSLPNGEEEGVFYGVNLQGTYLLILRARLGGKNMPISGLHREEISIPNAVLAATPREIIDFVATEIAKFVSAHPCNEAGTAAKKKKLGFTLSHPIDSAMPFTNDPVGKELVKDINQALKNHGLKMQVFALVDDAVGGLAGGRYYNRDNVAAITLGMSTKAAFAKPAQESEHAQSPNSNELIVSMEWGNFRSSHLPLTPFDTSLDAESSNPGNGIFEKLISGMYLGEIARRVLLEIAQEAALFGSKVPPKLMTPYLLRSPDMAAMHQDTSEDREVVAEKLNEVFGITRSTKMAREVVAEVCDIVSERGARLAGAGILSIIKKLGRIENRKSVVTVEGGLYEHYRIFRNYLHSSVWEMLGDDFSDNVVVEHSHGGSGTGALFLAAAATRTHTHTKLGDS